One part of the Nitrospirae bacterium CG2_30_53_67 genome encodes these proteins:
- a CDS encoding phosphoheptose isomerase (catalyzes the isomerization of sedoheptulose 7-phosphate to D-glycero-D-manno-heptose 7-phosphate), which produces MVQGLNQEIKQTIETAAETIFQALKKGNKVLVMGNGGSAADAQHLAAEFVGRFLHERKALPAVALTTDTSILTAIGNDYGYDSVFVRQVEALAMRGDVVIGISTSGRSKNVIFALNRAGEIGCFTLGLTGGGGGDISKITDLSLVVPSKDTPRIQEGHILIIHILCDLVEQRFV; this is translated from the coding sequence ATGGTTCAGGGCCTGAACCAAGAGATCAAGCAGACGATTGAAACGGCTGCAGAGACGATCTTTCAAGCTTTGAAGAAAGGGAACAAGGTTCTGGTCATGGGGAACGGCGGCTCGGCCGCGGATGCCCAGCATCTGGCCGCGGAATTTGTGGGCCGTTTCCTGCATGAGCGAAAGGCGCTTCCTGCCGTGGCTCTGACCACGGATACCTCGATCCTGACGGCCATAGGGAACGATTACGGGTATGATTCGGTTTTTGTCCGTCAGGTTGAAGCCCTGGCCATGAGGGGGGACGTGGTCATCGGGATCTCTACCAGCGGGCGTTCAAAAAATGTGATTTTTGCTTTGAATCGTGCCGGAGAGATCGGGTGTTTTACTCTCGGACTGACCGGGGGCGGCGGCGGTGACATCTCAAAAATTACCGACCTCTCTCTTGTGGTCCCCTCCAAGGATACCCCGAGAATCCAGGAGGGGCATATTCTGATCATTCACATTCTTTGCGATCTGGTGGAGCAGCGGTTTGTATGA